The genomic segment GATCCAGTTTTTTCAGAATATTTCCTTTTGAGTCGAGCCGCTCGGGCACCTCAATGATATGGGAAGCAAAGGGTTCGGGTTTATCTATGTTGAGAGAGAACAAGTTGGGCCGCTGCTGATTTTTAATACGAAGCAGATCTTGAAAACCCTCCGTAATCAAAAAAAGAGTTTTGGCACCTTGCCGCTCCAACAAGGCGTTTGTTCCTTTTGTGGTTGATAATCGTAATTGGAGCGGTGGGAGAGATTCTTTTAAAGGAGTATTTGTGATCAATCGTGCAGCTAAAATCGGTGCTTCCTCAGGGCTTTGAATTTCAACCGGAAACGGTTTGTCAGAAGAAAGTTCATCGGGCAACAGGGACTCAACAGAAAGCCGGTTCTTTTTTGAATGGGTAACATCAAACGTTTGATCTAAAATACCTGTGAGCCGAAGTTGATACCCCACAAAAAAATGGTCGGATGGATCGACATTTTCATGGAGTTTAATCTCAATAGTTGAACTGTCGATTCGTTTTCCCGAACCGCGCAGTGCACTGTTGCTCAATACTTTAACGCGGTTTATGATATTTCCATCGGAATCTGCAGCAATAGTATCCGTAAATGTTCCTCCTGTATCGGTATACAGATGGATGCCCGAATTTCTGGCTGAGATGCTCATTGTAAAAGCGGGTTAAAAAAGATTAAGATGTTTGGCTATTGGACCTGTTTCTTTACTCCAATCGAATATAAATTATCTTATCATCTTTTGTGGGGATATTCGGGTAGTCAATTGTAACCGGATGCAATTCATTATTTGAGGTAATATGAAAGAGCGGGATTTTTTGCCCCTTTTTTTCATCTCCACTTTTGAAATCTGAAAATGTATAATCGCCGGTTAGTTTTGTTATCTGCAGATCATCTTCAGACCGGATCCGATTTGCTAAGTATGTGTAATTGAAATCTCTATCGAAAAGAATACGACCGCTGAGATGATCGGATACTTCATCATTCTCTTCGTTTCTTTTATTGTTTGCCGGTAATTGAAAAACGTTGGAACGCCCCAGTATATCACTAAACCGAAGTGTGGCCAGCGAGTTGACCTCATCGTTTGGAGTGAACGCCACCATTTTGCCAATTCCGTCCAGATTTATATCATCGAGAGCAAATTCAGACAAGACATTACCATGGAATGTATCAACATCTTCAGAACGTGCCTGGGTCGCATTGCTCAGGTTGGCGTCTGCCATCAACACTTTTACCCCTTCCTCTTTCAGTTTTTTGGCGACCAAAATAGACCAATCTTTTGCACCAAGAATAAGAACTCCTTTGGGAACAGGTTTAGCAACTCCCAGTTTTCGTGCCACCCACGCGGCCGGTAAGCCATAAATAGCAACAGTAAAAATAATGACGATGAACACAATGGGCACTAATTGATTGGCCTGCTCAAAGCCGTTTTGTGCCAGGCTGATTGCAAAAATGGAGGAGATAGACGCAGCAACAACTCCGCGCGGCGCCATCCAGGAAAGAAACAGTTTCTCTTTCCAGTTTATGTTTGAAAACATGGTTGATACATAGACGGAGAGCGGGCGGGCTATCAAAATAATGATGCCGAGAAAAGCCAATACATTCCAGTTGAGATGCGCTAACAACTCCGACAACTCAACCCGCGCAGCCAAAAGGATAAACAGAGCTGAGAGCAGCAGAACCCTGAGGTTTTCTTTGAATTCAATAATGTGATGGATGTAAGCGGCCTTCTGATTAGCGAGAACAATGCCCATAAGGGTGGTGGCCCATAATCCTGATTCATGTTGAAACTCATTTGAAACGGTAAACACTAACACTACAATCATCAGGCTGACCGGGTTTTGCAGAAAATCGGGCAGCATGTGTTTTTTTAGTATAAAGTAGATGATTCCCGCGCCCGCTAATCCACAGAGTGTACCCAGGAAAATGGTTTTAACAATACTCATCAGAATGGCACTGGTGGCAGAACTTACACCAGTTGTTAAAATCACTTCAAAAACCAGAACAGCGAGCATAGCACCAATAGGATCAATCACAATCCCTTCCCATTTCAATATCGACCCAACCTGGCCTGATGGGCGAACTTGTCTCAACAATGGAATGATGACTGTGGGGCCTGTAACAACCAGGATGGCGCCCAGGAGTATTGAGAGTTCCAGCCCGAAATCTAAAATCAGGTAAGATGACAGTGAAATCACAACCCAAGTAATCAAAACGCCAATACTAACCAGGTTTCCGATCACACCACCTGAATCTTTCAGCTCGGAGAAACGAAGACTCAGCCCGCCTTCAAAAAGAATAATGGCAACAGAAATCGATATAAAGGGTGTGAAGAGGTCGCCCATAAGGGCATCCGGGTCAAGCAGGCCAAATACCGGTCCGGCCAAGATACCTGAAATAAGCAGCAAAAGTATAGCCGGCAGATGAAACCGCCAGGCGATCCACTGCGCACCAATTCCAAAAACAAAAATACTTGTTATGGAAATAAGAAAATGTTCAGCCATAGATGTTTTAAAAAACCTCTTTTATGGAGGGTTCAATACAGTCGATAAAAATAAGAATGATAAGATGGGTAACCTACTACTAATTCCCAAAGCTATAATTTTCATCAGGCAGGTAGGAAAGGAACTCCTTAGAATTGAGAAATAATTAGTATTATAAAAAGAGCTGAAGTTGACTCAAACCAAAGGTGCTATGAAAAAAAAGCTTCGAAATACTGTAATAACTGAGACATTGTGGCTGCTTGGACTTTTACTGGTAGCCGCAGTTGTTGAGTACAGTATTATTGAACTATTTGATCTTCATCCTGTGTTAAATGTAAAAATTCAGGGATTTATCGGGCTTCTGTTGATTGGGTATTCCATTCGAATGGGCGCCAGGCTTTGGAAATCATTTAAAGCGCAGGAACTGGATAAAACCGATTAAATAAACATGATGAGATGTAGGGTATAAATTTAAACCAATCTAAGAGGCCGTCATTTTCACGTCTTGTTACAGCGCAACAAGACACCAATCTCTATCTGATAAGCTAAACTTTACCTGTGCCGGAAGAATCAAAAAAATTAAATAAACAGCTTGGGAGAAACGGGGCCTTCGGTTTTTCTCGTCTACCTGGTTTCGGGGTTTTTAGTGATTCCTACTATGCTAAGTAAAGCCGAATTGGCCACTGCTTTGCCGCGATCCGGCGGTACATATTATATCATCGATCGGGCATTTTATCTTGTCCAGGGATTCTCACACCTTGATTCCGCATCAGCCATTTTTTTCTGATAACAAAAAGGAACTGTTTCACACATAAAATAATTATAAATCATTCATCAGATAATTTAATACAAAAGATTTAAACTTTGTTCATCGCCATGTTAATTTTTGGGGGTTCGGATAATAAACTATCGAAAAATTGCCTCCTCTCCGTTATTCGATGGTAATATCATTAAGAGATTTGAACACTTTTGAAATATGAATGAAGCATTAAATTTTACCCTGCCTTTTTCAAACCCGGTAATGATCTTTGCCCTGGTGATGCTGATCATTTTGCTGGCGCCTATTCTTTTCTTCAACCAAACAGCGGTGAACGCCGTGGTGATTTTGATTCTCATTACCTGTCTGGTCGGTCCGTGGCTGGTGGAAAAATATGGCCAGGATGTTGCCGTCCAGGAGGAAAGCAAGCCCTATGAACCTTCGGAAGCACCCCAGCGAATTTTGGTCCCGCTGGCCAATCCCGAAACGTCAGATACCTTGATGGATATCGCCTGTATGATCCGGAAAAAAAATCTGATCAACCTGTTTTTCCGCTTACTGTAGCGAGAGATGGAAAAGATGTGGATGCACACACCTCATTGGTGGATCGTCAAATGCTGTTTGTTGGTCTTGTTAAAGAAGGGTTGCAAATTCCTAAAGCATCAACTCGTGCTCAGGTGGTATTAATGCTTCTAAGCCCGAAAGAGATGACTGTAAATGAGCACCTGAAAGGAGTGAATGCAGCAGCGCGATTAATACGTCCGGGAAAAAAAGTTGAAAAGTTAAAAGAGGTAACAAGCCCGGATGAAGTTTATAAAGTGATTATTAATCAGTGAAATTCTTAGCATTGGTTATCTATTGTTGAAGTTGAGTTGTAAGTAATATGATTTATCAGGTTCTTTACATTTCAGATTTTAAATCCCAATCAACAAGAAAATTAAGTGGCAAAAATAAATAAGAATAAAAGGCTTAAAAAACAGCTAAAACTCTTTGATGTGTATGCCATCAGTACCGGTGCTATGTTTAGTTCCGGTTTCTTCCTGTTGCCGGGGCTGGCGGCAGCTCAAACAGGTCCGTCGGTTATTTTGGCTTACTTTGTTGCCGGTATATTAATTTTACCGGCCATGTTTAGTGTTGCCGAGCTGTCTACAGCTATGCCGCGGGCAGGGGGTGCCTATTATTTCATTGACAGAAGTCTCGGTCCGCTGTTTGGAACGGTTGGAGGTATTGGCTCCTGGCTTGCGCTTATCTTTAAAAGTGCATTTGCTTTGATTGGAATGGGGGCATACATCGCTATTTTTATCGATTTGCCAATCGTACCGGTCGCACTGACTCTTACGATCGTTTTTGGAATAACAAATATTGTAGGTGCTAAAGAGAGCAGCTGGCTGCAGAATGTTCTTGTAGCAACACTCGTAAGTATCCTGTTTTTCTATGTATTCCAGGGAATGTTTGCAGTTGTAAACGTGGATTTTTTTGATGTTTTACGTAGTGAGTTCAGTCCTTTTTTCCAGTTTGGTGCCCAGGGATTTTTTGCAACTATCGGCTTTGTGTTTGTATCGTATGCCGGTTTAACAAAAGTGGCCAGTGTATCAGAAGAGGTGCAAGACCCCGATCGGAATATTCCGATGGGTATGATGCTCTCGCTGGCAACAGCGACGTTTATCTACGTGGTTGGAGTATTTATCATGGTTATGTTGCTTGATCCGGAAGCTCTTCATTCAGACTTAACACCCGTAGCAACAGCCGGCGAAGTATTTATGAACTGGCTGCCCGGTGAGGTTGGATTGATACTGGTTGTTGTGGCGGCCATTGCAGCGTTTGCTTCCACAGCCAATGCGGGGATTATGTCGGCCGCCCGATATCCTTTGGCGATGGGCCGCGACCAGCTGATTCCAAAAGTATTTTCGGAGCTGGGGCGTTTTGGAACACCAACCGTCGCAACGCTGTCTACCGTTGGGGCGATGCTTCTTTTGATTCTTCTTTTTAATGTAGAATCGGTAGCAAAACTCGCAAGTGCATTTCAGCTGATGTTATTTGGGATTTTGAATGTTTGCGTAATCGTTATGAGAGAGAGCGAAATTGAGGGATACGATCCCGGGTTTAAATCTCCCTGGTATCCATATATGCAAATTGCCGGCCTGTTTATTTCAGGTTTTCTGATTGCGGAGATGGGATTTCTGTCGATCGCATTTACTCTTGTGATCGCAACGGTTAGTGTTATTTGGTACTTCAGTTATGCACAAGACAAAGTGGTTAGAGAGGGTGCGATCTATCACGTTCATGCACGACTGGGCAAATATCAATATGAAGGACTCGAAAGAGAGATGCGTGGCATCATGCGGGAAAAAGGCCTTCGAAAAGAAGATCCGTATGAGAAGGCTATCGGGCATTCTCTTGTATTCGATTTAGTAGATCCGATTAGCGTTTCCTCTGTCACAGATATGGTTTGTTCGATGATGGCGGAACGGGCCGATATCTCAAAAAAATCACTGGTGGATATGTTTTCACAGAATACTGATGACAACATTATTTCTGTTGGCAACTCAACTGCACTGAAACATGTTCGCATTGATAGTGATATTGATACAGAAGTTGCTCTGATTCGTCTTCAAAATGGTTTAGATACCGAAAATGATGCGAAGGAAAACAATAAAATTCATTGCCTGATCTACCTCGTCAGTTCAACCGAAAAGTCAGGTCAGCATCTGCGAATTCTGGCGCATCTTGCTGAAATGATTGACAATCCCGATTTCAAAAAACGATGGCTTAAAGCCAAAGATGAAGTAGAACTGCGCGAAATTCTTTTACGGGATGAACGGTTTATTAACATCACAGTGAAGAAGAATTCCAAGACGGAAACAATAATCGGTAAACAGGTGAAAGAGTTAGACGTTCTGCTGCCCGGTGAAAGCCTGATAACGATGATAAAGCGGAAAGGTGAACTAATTTTTCCCCATGGAAATACTGTGTTTCAAGAAAATGACGAGCTTTCCATTATTGGTGAGAAAGAAGATATAGAAGAGATTAAAAGACATACTGAATTAGGGCAGGATAACCGCAGAAGCATGGAATAGTTTTCTTAAGATGAGAAGTTACCCCAATATTTTCAAACTATAATATTTAAGATCCATATAAACAGTATTTTATAATATCCTTTAAGTGGAAATAATGATTTTGGAAGAATAGTTGGCCTTGAATCGTTGGCGGAAAAAAGGACACCGATTGAACCGTGAGAAGAATCCTTTCGTACCGGCGAGAAACGGAATTAAAGGGCTATAAGCGATATGGACCATTGGAAGGATTCCACGGTGAACTCGTGTCCGCCGCCAAGGATTCACAGCCTTGACCTTTTGGTTCCTTTTGGGTCAAGCCAAAAGAACATAGAACTTGTAATACTTTTGCATCAAAAAAATGGGTAAGTCCTCTTCTTAAGATTCATTGATTCTGCTTGTGATTGAGAATCGTATGTACTCTGATGATTTCCTGATCCAGTTCGTAGATTACAGATTGATGCTTTGTAATGACGGCTCTTCTGAGACACGGAAATTTCTTAGATGCTGGATAAATTTTGGGATAGTGAGTCACTAATTTTTCAAAATGTTGGAGTCTCTTGATGAAATATTTTACCTCGTTTTCGCTCCACTCTTCATAAAGATACTTTTTAATAGAGGTAATTTTTGTTGAAGATTCTAAAGACCATATAATTTTTTTGATTTTAGGCATGTTTAGCCCAAAACTCCTCACTCGAAAGAGTGTTACCTTGAATGTGATCTTTACGTCCTTTTTCTATGGATTCTTTCTCTGAATCCGTCAGATCATTCATCCAATCTCTTGTAGACGATTTTTCCTTCATAAGTCTGAGAGTTTCTAAGAGATCTTCATTCTCAGGCTTTGAAATCCATTCCACAATATCTTGTTTTATTCTGTTTTCCATATAAGCGTATTTTGTTCTGCTACAAATATGATAAAAACCGCAATATTTTAAAACTATAACGGCAAAAAGAACACAACGTTTTATCAGTTGTGGAGGGCTTTGCAAAACCGTGGTTATTGGTCAATCTGAACTCGATTCAGATTCTCCATTCGTCTTTATAGCCAGTATCTGGAGATCCTGAATCAAGTTCAGGATGACGGGCAGAGTTTTGCAAAGCCTTCTTGTGAATTCACTGTACTCTCTGTGGTTTTCTCCTTTACCTCGTGAGTAACTGTTTAAAAATCTCATCCATAGAAAGGGCTTCTTCCTCGCTCTCTTTCATATCACGGAAAGTGAATTTCTCACTCTCCAGTTCGTGATCTCCCACGATAATCGCATACCGGGCATTTTCACGATCCGCGTCTTTCATCTGGGCTTTCATCGAACGGCCTTTGTAATCCATGGTTGCGGATAGACCCTGAGCACGAAGTTTTGGCAGGTGACTCAATCCCCACTTTCTTGCGGCATCACCCAGCGTAACGATATAAACATCTACCGACTTCTCGGTACCAAGTTCAATTCCCAACTCTTCGCACGCAATAAACAAGCGTTCCATTCCCGCTGCAAAACCGACGGCCGCAGTTTTCGGTCCGCCGATCTCTTCAACCAGCAGATCGTACCGACCGCCGCCGGCCAAAGCATCCTGCGCACCCAAATCAGGGCTGATCAGTTCAAATGCCGTTTTCGTGTAATAATCCATCCCGCGAACCAGGTGCGGATCTTCCTCAAACGGAATCTCCAGATCATTCAAATACTCTTTTACCTTTTCATAGTGGTTCAAAGATTCTTCATTCAAATATTCTGTAATCAGAGGAGCCGATTCAATAAACGGCTGATCTTCCTCCTCTTTTGAATCAAGAATGCGAAGCGGATTTTTCTCAAACCGTTTTTTGGAGACGTCACTCAGTTTCTCATAATTCGGTTTGAGGTGATCTTTCAATGCTTGTTTATAAGCCTCACGACTTTCAGGATCGCCGATGGAATTCAGTTTCAGCGAGGTATTTGTGATTCCCACTTTCTTGTAGATGTGAACCATAAAGGCGATGATCTCAACATCCGCAATCGGGTCGTCGCTTCCCAGCACTTCAGCGCCGAACTGGTGGAACTGACGCTGCCGGCCTTTTTGGGGACGCTCGGCACGAAACATCGGTCCAATGTAATACAGTTTCTGCGATCCACCGCGCTGTTCCAAGTGATGTTCCACAAACGAGCGAACAACCGGCGCGGTCAACTCGGGCCGCAACACGTAATTGTCATCCCCACGGCTAAATGCAAAAATCTCTTTTGATACGATGTCTGTCAGCTGACCCACGCCGCGGACAATCAGTTCGGTCTGCTCCATGATGGGCGTTCGAATCTCTTCGAAGTTGAATTTTTCCGCCTCCTCATGAATCAGGTTTTCAAGATATTGCCATTTGCGAACGTCATCGGGCAGAATATCCACCATACCGAGGTGGGTTGTATATTTTGGCTGAGCCATAAATCAGTGAACAGTTATCAGAATTTCAGTTAACAGTTAAGTGGCACAAGATAAGGGGGATTGTGGAAAGAATCTGCTTTTAGTCCTGAGTCTTGAGTCCGGAGATCTCG from the Balneolaceae bacterium genome contains:
- a CDS encoding cation:proton antiporter, coding for MAEHFLISITSIFVFGIGAQWIAWRFHLPAILLLLISGILAGPVFGLLDPDALMGDLFTPFISISVAIILFEGGLSLRFSELKDSGGVIGNLVSIGVLITWVVISLSSYLILDFGLELSILLGAILVVTGPTVIIPLLRQVRPSGQVGSILKWEGIVIDPIGAMLAVLVFEVILTTGVSSATSAILMSIVKTIFLGTLCGLAGAGIIYFILKKHMLPDFLQNPVSLMIVVLVFTVSNEFQHESGLWATTLMGIVLANQKAAYIHHIIEFKENLRVLLLSALFILLAARVELSELLAHLNWNVLAFLGIIILIARPLSVYVSTMFSNINWKEKLFLSWMAPRGVVAASISSIFAISLAQNGFEQANQLVPIVFIVIIFTVAIYGLPAAWVARKLGVAKPVPKGVLILGAKDWSILVAKKLKEEGVKVLMADANLSNATQARSEDVDTFHGNVLSEFALDDINLDGIGKMVAFTPNDEVNSLATLRFSDILGRSNVFQLPANNKRNEENDEVSDHLSGRILFDRDFNYTYLANRIRSEDDLQITKLTGDYTFSDFKSGDEKKGQKIPLFHITSNNELHPVTIDYPNIPTKDDKIIYIRLE
- a CDS encoding amino acid permease yields the protein MAKINKNKRLKKQLKLFDVYAISTGAMFSSGFFLLPGLAAAQTGPSVILAYFVAGILILPAMFSVAELSTAMPRAGGAYYFIDRSLGPLFGTVGGIGSWLALIFKSAFALIGMGAYIAIFIDLPIVPVALTLTIVFGITNIVGAKESSWLQNVLVATLVSILFFYVFQGMFAVVNVDFFDVLRSEFSPFFQFGAQGFFATIGFVFVSYAGLTKVASVSEEVQDPDRNIPMGMMLSLATATFIYVVGVFIMVMLLDPEALHSDLTPVATAGEVFMNWLPGEVGLILVVVAAIAAFASTANAGIMSAARYPLAMGRDQLIPKVFSELGRFGTPTVATLSTVGAMLLLILLFNVESVAKLASAFQLMLFGILNVCVIVMRESEIEGYDPGFKSPWYPYMQIAGLFISGFLIAEMGFLSIAFTLVIATVSVIWYFSYAQDKVVREGAIYHVHARLGKYQYEGLEREMRGIMREKGLRKEDPYEKAIGHSLVFDLVDPISVSSVTDMVCSMMAERADISKKSLVDMFSQNTDDNIISVGNSTALKHVRIDSDIDTEVALIRLQNGLDTENDAKENNKIHCLIYLVSSTEKSGQHLRILAHLAEMIDNPDFKKRWLKAKDEVELREILLRDERFINITVKKNSKTETIIGKQVKELDVLLPGESLITMIKRKGELIFPHGNTVFQENDELSIIGEKEDIEEIKRHTELGQDNRRSME
- the hisS gene encoding histidine--tRNA ligase, with amino-acid sequence MAQPKYTTHLGMVDILPDDVRKWQYLENLIHEEAEKFNFEEIRTPIMEQTELIVRGVGQLTDIVSKEIFAFSRGDDNYVLRPELTAPVVRSFVEHHLEQRGGSQKLYYIGPMFRAERPQKGRQRQFHQFGAEVLGSDDPIADVEIIAFMVHIYKKVGITNTSLKLNSIGDPESREAYKQALKDHLKPNYEKLSDVSKKRFEKNPLRILDSKEEEDQPFIESAPLITEYLNEESLNHYEKVKEYLNDLEIPFEEDPHLVRGMDYYTKTAFELISPDLGAQDALAGGGRYDLLVEEIGGPKTAAVGFAAGMERLFIACEELGIELGTEKSVDVYIVTLGDAARKWGLSHLPKLRAQGLSATMDYKGRSMKAQMKDADRENARYAIIVGDHELESEKFTFRDMKESEEEALSMDEIFKQLLTR